DNA from Bacteroidetes bacterium GWF2_43_63:
CACCAAGTGATCGCCGGCAATCTCCTTGCGAGCACAAAGTTGTTCATTTTTTATTTAGGTTGCAAAACGCGTTTTGCTGGTGGTCTCAGGATGACAGCAACTTAAAGGGTCATTTTTAATTCAGGTTGCAAAGCGAGCTCTGTTGGATGTCTCAATATGACAGCGGGGCTCAATGTGACATTTGCTGGGGTAAAATGTCGGGATGCTTTGTAACTTTCGACTTCGGCAATGGTATATCAACTCAATAAAAAAGGCCGGACAATGCCGGCCTTTTTGAATATCTGCTATTGGAATTATTTATCTACGCGCATGCTGTAAAAGCTGCGATAAACAAAAATTAGAGCAATAACAACAAACAATGCTCCCACATACTTGGCAACACCTCTGAACGACTCACTGATGGCTATTTCCATAGCAAGAAGTCCAAACAATGTAGTAAACTTGATAATAGGATTGAGCGCCACTGAAGAAGTGTCTTTGAAAGGATCACCCACGGTATCACCCACTACCGAAGCAGCGTGAAGTTCCGTTCCCTTTTCTTTCAGATCAACCTCAATCACTTTTTTCGCGTTGTCCCATGCACCACCGGCATTGGCCATAAAAATCGCCTGGAAAAGTCCGAACAATGCAATTGAGATAAGATAGCTCACAAACATGGCAACCGGGGCATTATAGCCACCTTCGCCGGGAGCTGAGAGGAAAGCTATTCCAAGCGCAAAAGAGAAGATTACAATGAAGATATTGAACATTCCCTTCTGAGCATATTGGGTACAGATGGCAACCACCTGTCTCGATTTTTCGGTATCCGCTTTCTTAGGCGCATTCGGATCGAGATTAATGTTCTTTTTAATATACTCCACCGCACGACCTGCGCCGGTAGTTACAGCCTGAATTGAAGCACCGCTGAACCAGTAAACAACAGCACCGCCAAGGATGAATCCGAGGATTGAATATGGATTCAGAATACTGAGAATAGTTTCAGGGTCAACACCAAGCGCTTCTTTAATTACAAGAATCAATGAGAAAATCATGGTGGTAGCTCCAACAACAGCAGTACCAATCAACACGGGCTTTGCCGTTGCTTTGAATGTATTTCCTGCTCCATCGTTGGATTCAAGATAATGCTTCGATTTTTCGAAATCAGGTGTAAAGCCAAAATCCTTTTCAATTTCTTCCTTTACATTTGGTATTTCTTCGATGAGCGACAACTCGTAAATCGACTGAGCATTATCAGTAACGGGACCATAGCTGTCAACGGCAATGGTTACAGGGCCCATTCCAAGCATACCAAAAGCCACGAGGCCAAAAGCAAAAATGGATGGATACACCATGATGTCTCCCAGTCCGTACATGCTGGCAAAATATGCAATCGCCATTAAAACAACGAATACGAGGCCTTGCCAGAAAGCACTGAAGTTACCGGCAACAAGACCGGAAAGAATATTAAGCGAAGCACCCCCACGGCGCGAAGACTCAACTACCTCCTGCACGTGAGCAGATTTTGGACTGGTGAAAAGCTTTGTAAATTCAGGGATGAGTGCAGCTCCCAACGTTCCGGCAGAGATGATTACACTGAGTGTTATCCACAAATCGCCGGGCATATCTCCAATAATAATATAGCTGATCGCAAAAGTCACAAAGATTGAAAGAATTGAAGTAATCCAAACCAGCGAAGTGAGCGGTTTTTCAAAATCGAGCTCGTCAACATTGTGATAGCGGGCACGGCTGATAAGATTGTTTATTGCAAACGAAGCAACTGAAGTGATAATCATAAGTACGCGCATCACAAAAATCCAGGTTAGCAATTGCACCTGATAATCAACGTTTGTAATGGCCAAAAGAATGAATGAAACAAGAGCAACACCAGTTACGCCGTACGTTTCAAAACCATCTGCTGTAGGTCCAACGCTGTCACCGGCGTTATCGCCCACACAGTCGGCAATGGTACCAGGGTTGCGGGGATCATCTTCACCGATTTTGAAAATCACTTTCATAAGGTCGGAACCGATGTCAGCGATTTTGGTGAAAATACCACCGGCAATACGAAGCACCGAAGCACCAAGTGACTCACCAATGGCGAATCCAATAAAACTGGCCCCCGCATATTCGCCGGGAACAAACATAAGAATGATGAGCATGATTGTCAGCTCAAGGCTGATAAGCATGACACCGATACTCATACCAGCATTCAAAGGAATATTAAGAAGTTTAAGCGGTTTGCGCTCGAGCGAAGCAAAAGCCATTCTGGCATTGGCCAGTGTATTCATGCGGATTCCGAACCATGCAACTGCATAGGAACCTAAAATACCAACGATTGTCCAGCCAAG
Protein-coding regions in this window:
- a CDS encoding sodium-translocating pyrophosphatase; amino-acid sequence: MRKAFAILTALLAAPMLSLAGEADLVVPDGMKDSTILYWGFLVTLAGMLFGLYQFIKVRKLRAHSSMLDVAQVIFETSKTYLLRQGRFLVILFIFIGSAVGFYFGFLSEGFGFGAVLMILGWTIVGILGSYAVAWFGIRMNTLANARMAFASLERKPLKLLNIPLNAGMSIGVMLISLELTIMLIILMFVPGEYAGASFIGFAIGESLGASVLRIAGGIFTKIADIGSDLMKVIFKIGEDDPRNPGTIADCVGDNAGDSVGPTADGFETYGVTGVALVSFILLAITNVDYQVQLLTWIFVMRVLMIITSVASFAINNLISRARYHNVDELDFEKPLTSLVWITSILSIFVTFAISYIIIGDMPGDLWITLSVIISAGTLGAALIPEFTKLFTSPKSAHVQEVVESSRRGGASLNILSGLVAGNFSAFWQGLVFVVLMAIAYFASMYGLGDIMVYPSIFAFGLVAFGMLGMGPVTIAVDSYGPVTDNAQSIYELSLIEEIPNVKEEIEKDFGFTPDFEKSKHYLESNDGAGNTFKATAKPVLIGTAVVGATTMIFSLILVIKEALGVDPETILSILNPYSILGFILGGAVVYWFSGASIQAVTTGAGRAVEYIKKNINLDPNAPKKADTEKSRQVVAICTQYAQKGMFNIFIVIFSFALGIAFLSAPGEGGYNAPVAMFVSYLISIALFGLFQAIFMANAGGAWDNAKKVIEVDLKEKGTELHAASVVGDTVGDPFKDTSSVALNPIIKFTTLFGLLAMEIAISESFRGVAKYVGALFVVIALIFVYRSFYSMRVDK